One Streptomyces sp. MMBL 11-1 genomic window carries:
- a CDS encoding 3'-5' exonuclease, translating to MSTTTATEAEIPASRAEADPARVAKGKPLVHTAGVPVYGWGQAPPYLRTKTQLAADRLNTTEEQEKAPLAYIRTRDYGDVPLHDPAAAVKMKPLPSSTKAKMAARRTCPECGKVHKVVLRGPCSPCRERAEKERQRLLARTCAGCSTVRERPYPKGHRRCQTCRQEQLQAKRERVETWLVEVTVCVGDDCTTRLGSKTRARAWLKERAWLLNPERTGLPDSSWWPDWSRRCPPCATAYEQEQERRRAEYQERYERQERERTERERQAAAARVRWAAEALVDPDVVVLDTETTGLGDDARIVELAVLSSSGEVLLDTLVDPGQPIPAGATDIHGITDSDVAGAPRFPELLARLADLLKGKRVLIYNKWYDVGVLRHELTLHYLDRAAQDAAGEGAGVELGGLREQAVVSASKQAAAWLEALDVEDVMIPYSDWVGDWSEYHGNNRWQPLQGGHRAAGDCRAVLDCLRAMGRSYERLAAIGGLDEEEAA from the coding sequence AGGGCAAGCCGCTGGTCCACACCGCCGGCGTCCCCGTCTACGGCTGGGGGCAGGCACCGCCGTACCTGCGGACCAAGACCCAACTCGCGGCGGACCGGCTGAACACGACGGAGGAGCAGGAGAAGGCTCCGCTGGCGTACATCCGCACCCGCGACTACGGCGACGTGCCGCTCCACGACCCGGCGGCGGCGGTGAAGATGAAGCCCCTGCCCTCCTCGACCAAGGCCAAGATGGCGGCGCGGCGCACATGCCCGGAGTGCGGCAAGGTCCACAAGGTGGTCCTGCGCGGGCCGTGCTCGCCGTGCAGGGAGCGGGCGGAGAAGGAGCGGCAGCGGCTGCTCGCGCGGACGTGCGCGGGCTGCAGCACGGTCCGGGAGCGCCCCTACCCCAAGGGGCACCGCCGTTGCCAGACCTGCCGACAGGAGCAGCTGCAGGCGAAACGGGAGCGGGTCGAGACGTGGCTGGTCGAGGTGACCGTGTGCGTCGGCGATGACTGCACCACGCGGCTGGGCTCCAAGACGCGGGCGCGGGCCTGGCTCAAGGAACGGGCCTGGTTGCTGAACCCGGAGCGCACGGGTCTGCCGGATTCGTCGTGGTGGCCGGACTGGTCGCGCCGGTGTCCGCCGTGCGCCACGGCGTACGAGCAGGAGCAGGAGCGCCGTCGTGCTGAGTATCAGGAGCGGTACGAACGGCAGGAGCGGGAGCGTACGGAGCGGGAGCGGCAGGCGGCTGCGGCTCGCGTGCGGTGGGCTGCGGAGGCGCTCGTCGACCCGGACGTGGTGGTCCTCGACACGGAGACGACCGGCCTGGGCGACGATGCCCGAATCGTCGAGCTGGCCGTGCTGTCCTCGTCGGGGGAAGTCCTGCTCGACACCCTGGTCGACCCGGGCCAGCCCATCCCGGCCGGGGCGACGGACATTCACGGGATCACGGACTCCGACGTCGCCGGGGCGCCCCGGTTCCCGGAACTCCTCGCACGACTCGCTGACCTGCTCAAGGGCAAGCGGGTGCTGATTTACAACAAGTGGTACGACGTCGGCGTGCTGAGGCACGAACTGACGCTGCACTACCTCGACCGTGCCGCGCAGGACGCTGCCGGAGAGGGTGCCGGCGTCGAGCTCGGCGGGCTGCGGGAGCAGGCAGTCGTCTCGGCGAGTAAGCAGGCGGCGGCATGGCTGGAGGCTCTGGACGTCGAGGACGTGATGATCCCGTACAGCGATTGGGTGGGGGACTGGAGCGAGTATCACGGGAACAACCGGTGGCAGCCGCTGCAGGGCGGGCACCGGGCCGCGGGGGATTGCCGTGCGGTCCTGGACTGTCTCCGGGCCATGGGGCGCAGCTACGAGAGGCTGGCGGCCATCGGCGGCCTGGACGAAGAGGAGGCGGCCTGA
- a CDS encoding DnaB-like helicase N-terminal domain-containing protein codes for MKKLTLKAEEALLGAMLHRPEALPSMRWIPPGTFSRPDYAALWQTLHSIDFSKVAPNDVPAAVTAAVAKIEEPGIRQTLTPSRLSVLANASVCPNPKTAPLYGGMVLEAAIHRAVEHAGETLRDTARQAEVDQALKALEQADKTGQRLAQLDAAWKTAPETVRNLLDTTPEQEVTPVPRTERARVDIQAEGETVASLLYEPRQLREVTGWLEDRDFSHPQLAAVYQAMRTLDERHAPIDPLTVAWEAQRHPGPQPSDQVLAELQEAGMGGTAAYTAEQVLHTAALDRLDAAGHDLRNYARHPALAPSALVEHAGQALEPVHADHQRIQHAEREPQLASDKEPAPPAPTHAPDAPAHQHEMEI; via the coding sequence GTGAAGAAGCTGACGCTCAAGGCCGAGGAAGCGCTGCTCGGGGCGATGCTGCACCGCCCCGAGGCGCTGCCCTCGATGCGCTGGATACCGCCGGGGACCTTCTCCCGCCCGGACTACGCCGCCCTGTGGCAGACGCTGCACTCGATCGACTTCTCCAAGGTCGCCCCGAACGATGTCCCGGCCGCCGTCACCGCGGCCGTGGCGAAGATCGAGGAGCCGGGCATCCGGCAGACCCTCACCCCCTCCCGCCTGTCCGTCCTCGCCAACGCCAGCGTCTGCCCGAACCCCAAGACCGCCCCGCTGTACGGCGGGATGGTGCTGGAGGCCGCGATCCACCGGGCCGTCGAGCACGCCGGCGAGACGCTGCGGGACACCGCCCGGCAGGCCGAGGTCGACCAGGCGCTCAAGGCACTGGAACAGGCCGACAAGACCGGTCAGCGCCTCGCCCAGCTGGACGCCGCCTGGAAGACCGCACCGGAGACCGTGCGCAACCTGCTCGACACCACGCCCGAGCAGGAGGTCACCCCGGTGCCCCGCACCGAGCGGGCCCGGGTCGACATCCAGGCCGAGGGCGAGACCGTCGCCTCCCTGCTCTACGAGCCCCGCCAGCTGCGCGAGGTCACCGGCTGGCTGGAGGACCGGGACTTCTCCCACCCGCAGCTGGCCGCCGTCTACCAGGCGATGCGCACGCTCGACGAGCGGCACGCCCCCATCGACCCGCTGACCGTCGCGTGGGAGGCCCAGCGCCACCCCGGGCCGCAGCCCAGCGACCAGGTCCTCGCCGAGCTGCAGGAGGCCGGGATGGGCGGCACCGCCGCCTACACCGCCGAGCAGGTCCTGCACACCGCCGCCCTTGACCGGCTCGACGCAGCCGGTCACGACCTGCGCAACTACGCCCGCCACCCGGCCCTCGCACCCAGCGCCCTGGTCGAGCACGCGGGACAGGCACTGGAACCGGTCCACGCCGACCACCAGCGCATCCAGCACGCCGAACGCGAACCGCAGCTGGCCAGCGACAAGGAGCCCGCCCCACCGGCTCCCACCCACGCTCCCGACGCTCCCGCCCACCAGCACGAGATGGAGATCTGA
- a CDS encoding DUF1643 domain-containing protein: protein MTLPEQIQAWAADQGLTHQQGDAGTAVFSPDLVHRYALTRTWAPGPHRVYVLLNPSMATADQDDPTVRRLVGFAQRDRCGGLVLANLFAVRSTDPSVLTTGLLDTVGAHNDELLRLLAEAAHDLTVGWGAWGRLQRAATVEKALTAHGARLWALGTTKAGHPRHPLYLPAVAPLHPYEPGGVAR from the coding sequence GTGACGCTGCCCGAGCAGATCCAGGCATGGGCCGCAGACCAGGGCCTGACCCATCAGCAGGGCGACGCCGGCACCGCCGTGTTCAGCCCCGACCTGGTCCACCGCTACGCCCTGACCCGCACCTGGGCACCCGGCCCGCACCGCGTCTACGTCCTGCTCAACCCGTCGATGGCCACCGCCGACCAGGACGACCCCACGGTCCGGCGACTGGTCGGCTTCGCCCAGCGCGACCGCTGCGGCGGGCTGGTGCTGGCCAACCTGTTCGCCGTCCGGTCCACCGACCCCAGCGTCCTGACCACCGGGCTGCTGGACACGGTCGGCGCCCACAACGACGAACTGCTGCGGTTGCTCGCCGAGGCCGCCCACGACCTCACCGTCGGCTGGGGAGCGTGGGGCAGGCTCCAGCGCGCCGCCACCGTCGAGAAGGCCCTCACCGCCCACGGCGCCCGGCTGTGGGCCCTGGGCACCACCAAGGCCGGGCACCCGCGCCACCCGCTGTACCTCCCGGCGGTCGCGCCCCTGCACCCGTACGAGCCGGGCGGTGTGGCCCGGTGA
- a CDS encoding DUF4326 domain-containing protein, translating to MTPKSFDPEMNGGLQLGLDLFEEEHQEQAAATGPTTVVCLKGRRNDPEIEGVVYVGRPMYQGGWHLAGHLLANPFKVGKHGTAEDVVAKYRVWLDQHRDLVARELPRLKGQLLGCWCPEGEPCHARVLAELADATEVTS from the coding sequence ATGACCCCCAAGTCCTTCGACCCGGAGATGAACGGCGGGCTGCAGCTGGGCCTCGACCTCTTCGAGGAGGAGCACCAGGAGCAGGCCGCCGCCACCGGGCCCACCACCGTGGTGTGCCTCAAGGGCCGCCGCAACGACCCCGAGATCGAGGGTGTCGTCTACGTCGGCCGCCCGATGTACCAGGGCGGATGGCACCTCGCCGGTCACCTGCTCGCCAACCCCTTCAAGGTGGGCAAGCACGGCACCGCCGAGGACGTCGTCGCCAAGTACCGCGTGTGGCTCGACCAGCACCGCGACCTGGTCGCCCGCGAGCTTCCCCGGCTCAAGGGGCAGCTGCTGGGCTGCTGGTGCCCCGAGGGCGAACCGTGCCACGCGCGTGTGCTCGCCGAGCTGGCGGACGCGACGGAGGTGACGTCGTGA
- a CDS encoding DNA cytosine methyltransferase: MARRTMQQTRTATHRPAVRRRRFRHDGYTAVDLFSGFGGLTKGIEDAGFDTIMAANHKRYKVEVHEANHPGAEHWIADLVNPESSDYHSARDLPPADLLAAGVSCVNHSLANTIRAYEQGATLFELEDPDYEAQVTRSERDRATANCVLQYAAKHHPRLILVECTTQLTSWGPALPGRKKVGDGSTYRYWLKQFDLLGYNHTVLYLNSQFFGVPQSRDRGYWVFVDKSLPMPDLEHRPVSHCGRCDKDVEAVWTWKTGIPESGTVTYGRQYEYRCPSCRRPVVPPMTPSLAALDLTDLGTRIGDKPVKTFPDGFVGPLARSSMARAERCRQRFADFPAILMPAKGVHGSERLLLQPMATQTSQQETAILSTGPVAQPLWAQDAADGLITPTMALAVDNFQGAARGAGEPLPTQVGSETLALVSSGVIPYRKNTLPTLHSEAMPTFTSEQIPAVLTAAGWYKQNGTSPDHGTAPHPVTDPLGTLTATDTTALLRAQWQASLADLPLEDCFYRMMAAHEIGRGCGFDVDFNEYRGTFTVWGSARNQVDGFGNAVSPQVGTWIGNRLRAVLHRAEAA; this comes from the coding sequence ATGGCCCGCCGCACGATGCAGCAGACGCGTACCGCCACCCACCGGCCGGCCGTCAGGCGCCGACGCTTCCGCCACGACGGGTACACCGCAGTCGACCTTTTCAGCGGCTTCGGCGGACTCACCAAGGGCATTGAGGACGCTGGCTTCGACACGATCATGGCCGCGAACCACAAGCGGTACAAGGTCGAGGTCCACGAGGCGAACCACCCCGGGGCCGAGCACTGGATCGCCGACCTGGTCAACCCCGAGTCCTCCGACTACCACTCCGCCCGCGACCTTCCCCCGGCTGACCTCTTGGCCGCCGGAGTCAGCTGCGTCAACCACTCGCTCGCCAACACGATCCGGGCCTACGAGCAGGGCGCGACTCTGTTCGAGCTGGAGGACCCCGACTACGAGGCGCAGGTGACGCGCTCGGAGCGGGACCGGGCGACCGCGAACTGCGTGCTGCAGTACGCCGCCAAGCACCACCCGCGGCTCATCTTGGTCGAGTGCACCACCCAGCTCACCTCGTGGGGGCCCGCGCTGCCCGGCCGCAAGAAGGTCGGCGACGGGAGCACCTACAGGTACTGGCTCAAGCAGTTCGATCTGCTCGGCTACAACCACACGGTCCTGTACCTGAACAGCCAGTTCTTCGGGGTGCCGCAGTCGAGGGACCGCGGCTATTGGGTGTTCGTCGACAAGTCCCTGCCGATGCCTGACCTGGAGCACCGCCCGGTGTCGCACTGCGGGCGCTGCGACAAGGACGTCGAGGCGGTGTGGACGTGGAAGACCGGCATCCCGGAGTCCGGCACGGTGACATACGGCCGGCAGTACGAATACCGGTGCCCGTCCTGCCGCCGCCCGGTCGTCCCGCCGATGACGCCGTCGCTGGCCGCGCTCGACCTCACCGATCTCGGCACGCGCATCGGCGACAAGCCGGTCAAGACGTTCCCGGACGGATTCGTCGGCCCGCTCGCACGGTCGTCGATGGCGCGCGCGGAACGCTGCCGCCAGCGCTTCGCCGACTTCCCGGCGATCCTCATGCCCGCGAAGGGTGTGCACGGCTCCGAGCGGCTGCTGCTCCAGCCGATGGCGACGCAGACGAGTCAGCAGGAGACCGCGATCCTGTCGACCGGCCCGGTCGCCCAGCCGCTGTGGGCCCAGGACGCCGCTGACGGACTGATCACCCCGACGATGGCGCTCGCCGTGGACAACTTCCAGGGTGCCGCGCGCGGCGCCGGGGAGCCGCTGCCCACTCAGGTCGGGTCGGAGACCCTCGCCCTGGTGTCTTCCGGGGTCATCCCGTACCGGAAGAACACGCTGCCCACGCTGCACAGCGAGGCGATGCCCACCTTCACCTCGGAGCAGATCCCGGCGGTGCTGACGGCCGCCGGCTGGTACAAGCAGAACGGAACCAGCCCCGACCACGGGACCGCACCGCACCCAGTCACGGACCCGCTCGGCACCCTCACCGCCACTGACACGACCGCGCTGCTCAGGGCCCAGTGGCAGGCGTCGCTCGCCGACCTGCCGCTTGAGGACTGCTTCTACCGAATGATGGCGGCGCACGAGATCGGCCGCGGCTGCGGCTTCGACGTCGACTTCAACGAATACCGCGGCACCTTCACCGTCTGGGGCTCCGCCCGGAACCAGGTCGACGGGTTCGGCAACGCCGTCTCCCCGCAGGTCGGTACCTGGATCGGAAACCGACTGCGGGCCGTCCTCCACCGGGCGGAGGCGGCATGA
- a CDS encoding TraM recognition domain-containing protein, with translation MNDNSKASIHTDSTSSDDSAEATESQQQAPQSPLFSETPIWRGTGVRVTALAVPTTFLAAGEVAPTNPSGDDAGDIVGTILGGLADGVGSVFSAQPLLATGLTVGLAGAGYMYVKTNVDFGRETDGFADRKRLKKQMTRGPLVKKRKILRPSLKDVPARKVPTNAVGFYIGRDRKTGLHLYAAIEESSLMLAPMGAGKTAKLGNWLLDAVGAVLATSTKYDIVELTEAIRARVGNILIWNPEGLADRQSNIAWDPVIGCSDPKLGIERSKRRAKSLLEGSDATKGMENRNFWTSSSYRVLKAFLWAADVEGLTLMDVARWSKQPHRYEAIKIFEKHSDIAPPGWQDDLEQQQKVDGKTTTLENVFGTLSQTFMFLDSPDIQQVILSAHRPGAQFDTDAYLRSRDTLYMLGNDSDVGGMGPLFTCLTSEVYAGARTMASRSRGGRLDPPMTFVLDEAALICSVPLQRWTADSRGIGITIHAVFQSPAQIYERYGKYAYQTIWENCIKLILGGLSNVEHLEDLSKLTGTKRVKQESQSESNSGGVNGTSNRSSSYTWVEKPTMTISDIMYLDPGQILMFRKYIGGPVIATYTPVWDRKDVKNVVRDNKRAAKAELKARKRKLATVPAAPEASPWVDAPVPDVWGPQPEEPWAPPVPAAEASPWTSDPAASGWSTGGFPGPRDHLRVVPGEVIEPTVAQPLPEMPSFEPTAHLVPEQPTPVEEPTAKAEPEQLRDTGTAGPNKPTGSAGPTRSTRRRRDADDLGAF, from the coding sequence GTGAACGACAACAGTAAGGCCAGCATCCACACCGACTCGACGTCCTCGGACGACTCCGCGGAGGCGACCGAATCCCAGCAGCAGGCCCCGCAGAGCCCGCTGTTCAGCGAGACACCCATCTGGCGCGGCACGGGCGTGAGGGTCACGGCCCTCGCCGTTCCCACCACGTTCCTCGCGGCCGGGGAGGTCGCCCCCACCAACCCCTCCGGCGACGACGCGGGCGACATCGTCGGCACGATCCTCGGCGGCCTGGCCGACGGCGTCGGCAGCGTGTTCTCCGCACAGCCGCTCCTGGCGACCGGGCTGACGGTCGGTCTGGCCGGCGCGGGCTACATGTACGTGAAGACGAACGTGGACTTCGGCCGCGAGACCGACGGCTTCGCCGACAGGAAGCGGCTCAAGAAGCAGATGACCCGCGGCCCGCTGGTCAAGAAGCGCAAGATCCTTCGGCCCAGCCTCAAGGACGTTCCCGCCCGGAAGGTGCCGACCAACGCGGTCGGCTTCTACATCGGACGCGACCGCAAGACCGGCCTGCACCTGTACGCGGCGATCGAGGAGTCGTCCCTGATGCTCGCGCCGATGGGTGCGGGCAAGACGGCCAAGCTGGGCAACTGGCTGCTGGACGCGGTGGGGGCGGTCCTGGCGACCAGCACGAAGTACGACATCGTCGAGCTGACCGAAGCCATCCGGGCCCGGGTGGGCAACATCCTGATCTGGAACCCGGAGGGCCTGGCCGACCGGCAGTCGAACATTGCCTGGGACCCGGTGATCGGCTGCTCCGACCCGAAGCTCGGCATCGAGCGCTCCAAGCGGCGGGCCAAGTCCCTGCTGGAGGGCTCCGACGCCACCAAGGGCATGGAGAACCGGAACTTCTGGACCTCCAGCTCCTACCGGGTGCTCAAGGCGTTCTTGTGGGCTGCCGACGTCGAAGGGCTGACCCTGATGGACGTGGCCCGGTGGTCCAAGCAGCCGCACCGCTACGAAGCGATCAAGATTTTCGAGAAGCACTCGGACATCGCACCCCCCGGCTGGCAGGACGACCTGGAGCAGCAGCAGAAGGTCGACGGCAAGACGACGACCCTGGAGAACGTGTTCGGCACGCTCTCCCAGACCTTCATGTTCCTCGACTCCCCGGACATCCAGCAGGTGATCCTGTCCGCCCACCGGCCCGGCGCGCAGTTCGACACGGACGCGTACCTTCGCTCGCGGGACACGCTCTACATGCTCGGCAACGACAGCGACGTCGGCGGCATGGGCCCGCTGTTCACCTGCCTGACCAGCGAGGTGTACGCGGGGGCGCGGACGATGGCGTCCCGCTCGCGCGGCGGCCGGCTGGACCCGCCGATGACGTTCGTGCTGGATGAGGCGGCGCTGATCTGCAGCGTGCCGCTCCAGCGGTGGACCGCTGACAGCCGCGGCATCGGCATCACGATCCACGCCGTGTTCCAGTCCCCGGCGCAGATCTACGAGCGGTACGGGAAGTACGCCTACCAGACCATCTGGGAGAACTGCATCAAGCTCATCCTCGGCGGCCTGAGCAACGTCGAGCACCTGGAGGACCTCTCCAAGCTCACCGGCACGAAGCGGGTCAAGCAGGAGAGTCAGTCGGAGTCGAACTCGGGGGGCGTGAACGGCACCTCGAACCGCTCTTCCAGCTACACATGGGTGGAGAAGCCGACCATGACGATCTCCGACATCATGTATCTCGACCCGGGACAGATCCTGATGTTCCGCAAGTACATCGGGGGTCCGGTCATCGCCACCTACACCCCGGTGTGGGACCGCAAGGACGTCAAGAACGTGGTCCGGGACAACAAGAGGGCGGCCAAGGCCGAACTCAAGGCCCGCAAGCGCAAGCTCGCGACGGTGCCGGCGGCCCCGGAAGCCAGCCCGTGGGTGGACGCTCCGGTCCCGGACGTGTGGGGCCCGCAGCCCGAGGAACCCTGGGCGCCGCCCGTCCCGGCGGCGGAGGCCAGCCCGTGGACGTCGGACCCGGCGGCCAGCGGCTGGAGCACCGGCGGGTTCCCCGGGCCGCGTGACCACCTGCGGGTCGTGCCCGGCGAGGTCATCGAGCCGACCGTGGCGCAGCCGCTGCCGGAGATGCCCTCGTTCGAGCCGACCGCGCACCTGGTGCCGGAGCAGCCGACGCCGGTCGAGGAGCCCACGGCGAAGGCGGAGCCCGAGCAGCTGCGTGACACCGGCACGGCCGGACCCAACAAGCCGACCGGCTCGGCCGGCCCGACCCGGTCGACCCGGCGTCGGCGTGACGCGGACGACCTGGGGGCCTTCTGA
- a CDS encoding plasmid partition protein has protein sequence MLIVNASPRTAGKTTDTAWLGHALQEHGFDVEGFDADHSKQFWDWSKAGKFSFPVHLKASARFHDEVELPPKKISLVDCGHSENHPAITDSLFKVADLVILHMSPTRADWLRVEKPPEATPFKDIVLRSAVFRADKKPPTTWVLLNRCSPSSKRHEGMTKYYAERMERKDWNVFNTVIPNVGLYAQSMNFPISGAKDTHFGDLVVEMKERGLLP, from the coding sequence ATGCTCATCGTGAATGCCAGTCCCCGAACCGCGGGAAAGACGACGGACACCGCCTGGCTCGGGCACGCCCTCCAGGAGCACGGGTTCGACGTCGAGGGGTTCGACGCGGACCACAGCAAGCAGTTCTGGGACTGGTCGAAGGCCGGGAAGTTCTCGTTCCCCGTCCACCTCAAAGCGAGCGCCCGCTTCCACGACGAGGTCGAGCTTCCCCCCAAGAAGATCAGCCTGGTGGACTGCGGACACAGCGAGAACCACCCCGCGATCACCGACAGCCTGTTCAAGGTCGCGGACCTGGTGATCCTGCACATGTCCCCCACCCGGGCGGACTGGCTGCGCGTCGAGAAGCCGCCGGAGGCCACCCCGTTCAAGGACATCGTCCTGCGCAGCGCCGTCTTCCGCGCCGACAAGAAGCCGCCCACCACATGGGTACTGCTCAACCGGTGTTCTCCCAGCAGCAAACGCCACGAGGGCATGACGAAGTACTACGCGGAGCGCATGGAGCGCAAGGACTGGAACGTGTTCAACACGGTCATCCCGAATGTGGGTCTGTACGCGCAGAGCATGAACTTCCCGATCTCCGGGGCGAAGGACACGCACTTCGGGGACCTGGTCGTCGAGATGAAGGAGAGAGGGCTGCTGCCGTGA